A single region of the Burkholderiales bacterium genome encodes:
- a CDS encoding response regulator transcription factor — MLTSNQIRVLLVDDHCVVREGYKRLLEREASISVIGEAGGGPDAYRLFNEHRPDVVVMDISLPGMSGIEVMRRMLMRAPDAKVLIFSMHEDAVFASQALQAGARGYITKSSAPEILVKAVQAVALDQLYVDSGISQKLAAQRRGCENALKLLSAREFEIFRLLAIGQTIAQISETLNLSWKTVANYQSIVKQKLGVQSAVQLAWLAISQGLIGNRN; from the coding sequence ATGCTAACGTCAAATCAGATACGGGTGTTGCTTGTGGACGACCATTGCGTGGTCCGGGAAGGCTACAAGCGGTTGCTCGAGAGGGAAGCGTCGATAAGCGTTATCGGCGAAGCGGGCGGCGGCCCGGATGCGTACCGATTGTTTAATGAACATCGGCCCGATGTGGTTGTTATGGACATATCGCTCCCCGGAATGAGCGGAATTGAAGTCATGCGACGCATGCTGATGCGGGCGCCCGACGCGAAAGTGCTCATTTTCAGCATGCATGAAGATGCGGTGTTCGCGTCGCAGGCATTGCAGGCCGGCGCTCGCGGCTACATTACCAAGTCAAGCGCGCCGGAGATTCTCGTGAAAGCAGTACAAGCCGTGGCACTTGACCAGTTGTATGTAGATTCCGGTATCAGCCAAAAACTTGCCGCGCAGCGCCGTGGCTGTGAAAATGCGTTGAAGCTGCTTTCTGCGCGGGAGTTTGAGATATTCCGTCTGCTTGCTATTGGACAGACCATCGCGCAGATTTCGGAAACCCTGAACTTGAGCTGGAAAACAGTGGCCAACTACCAGTCTATTGTGAAGCAAAAACTCGGTGTGCAAAGCGC